One genomic window of Niveibacterium sp. SC-1 includes the following:
- the secA gene encoding preprotein translocase subunit SecA, with protein sequence MIPGLLKKIFGSRNERLVRQYGQKVGQINALEPALAALSDEALRGKTDEFKQRVTKGESLDAILPEAFAVVREAAKRVYGMRHFDVQLIGGMVLHSGKIAEMRTGEGKTLMATLPAYLNALSGKGVHVVTVNDYLASRDAESMGRVYGFLGLTCGCNLSQMPHTAKQAAYACDITYGTNNEFGFDYLRDNMVYQASERVQRGLNFSIVDEVDSILIDEARTPLIISGQAEDHTELYLKMNAVAPLLRKQEGEGDDVTVPGDYTVDLKAHQVLLTEQGYEAAEGLLARAGLLAEGSSLYDPANILLIHHLYAALRAHSLYHKDQHYVVQEGEVVIVDEFTGRLMAGRRWSDGLHQAVEAKEGVQINAENQTLASITFQNYFRMYGKLSGMTGTADTEAYEFHQIYGLETVVIPTNRPMIRKDMNDLVYRTAKEKYEAIITDIKDCHERGQPVLVGTTSIENSELLSHLLDQQKLPHQVLNAKQHAKEAEIVAQAGRPGVITIATNMAGRGTDIVLGGNVEKQVALLKDDVNVAEADKEARIATLHAEWQPLHNKVIEAGGLKIIGTERHESRRIDNQLRGRSGRQGDPGGSRFYLSLDDPLMKIFAGERLNAIMVRLKMPEGEAIEHGLVTRSLESAQRKVEQRNFDIRKQLLEYDDVANDQRKVIYAQRNEILESSEISETITAMRQGVLHDLFRSHVPADSVEEQWDLPGFERALEAELQLKVPVAQWSQENQNLSDEDLLQRVLETADKAYADKIAQVNKDAWQAFERNVMLNGLDSHWREHLAALDHLRQGIHLRGYAQKNPKQEYKREAFELFETLLNAVRSEVVRMLTTVQIRSEEQLEEAAEQHQEAENVQYHHADYDEALATADASNPPKAVPVLGGPKVGRNDPCPCGSGKKFKHCHGQLA encoded by the coding sequence ATGATTCCTGGCCTGCTCAAGAAGATTTTCGGAAGCCGCAACGAACGGCTGGTTCGCCAGTATGGCCAGAAGGTCGGTCAGATCAATGCCCTGGAGCCGGCGCTTGCGGCGCTCTCCGACGAGGCGCTGCGCGGCAAGACGGACGAGTTCAAACAGCGGGTCACCAAAGGCGAATCGCTTGACGCGATCCTGCCTGAGGCCTTCGCGGTCGTGCGGGAAGCCGCCAAGCGCGTCTACGGCATGCGGCACTTCGATGTGCAGCTGATTGGCGGCATGGTACTGCACAGCGGCAAGATCGCCGAAATGCGTACCGGCGAAGGCAAGACGCTGATGGCGACCCTCCCGGCCTACCTGAATGCGCTGTCCGGCAAGGGCGTGCACGTGGTGACGGTCAACGACTATCTCGCCAGTCGCGACGCCGAATCGATGGGCCGTGTCTATGGCTTCCTGGGCCTGACCTGTGGTTGCAACCTGTCGCAGATGCCGCACACGGCCAAACAGGCGGCCTATGCTTGCGACATCACTTACGGCACGAACAACGAGTTCGGCTTTGACTACCTGCGCGACAACATGGTCTACCAGGCCAGCGAGCGCGTGCAGCGCGGCCTGAACTTCTCCATCGTCGACGAGGTGGACTCGATCCTGATCGATGAGGCGCGTACGCCGCTGATCATCTCCGGCCAGGCCGAGGATCACACCGAGCTGTATCTCAAAATGAACGCCGTCGCGCCGCTGCTCAGGAAGCAAGAGGGCGAGGGCGACGACGTGACCGTGCCGGGCGACTACACGGTCGACCTCAAGGCGCACCAGGTGCTGCTCACGGAGCAGGGCTACGAAGCGGCCGAAGGCCTGCTCGCCCGCGCCGGTTTGCTGGCGGAAGGTTCCAGCCTCTACGACCCGGCCAACATCCTCCTGATCCACCACCTGTACGCGGCGCTGCGCGCGCACTCGCTGTACCACAAGGATCAACACTACGTGGTGCAGGAGGGCGAGGTTGTCATCGTCGACGAATTCACTGGCCGCCTCATGGCCGGCCGCCGCTGGTCCGACGGCCTGCACCAGGCGGTCGAGGCCAAGGAAGGCGTGCAGATCAACGCCGAGAACCAGACGCTCGCCTCGATCACCTTCCAGAACTACTTCCGCATGTACGGCAAGCTCTCGGGCATGACCGGCACGGCGGATACCGAGGCCTACGAATTCCACCAGATCTACGGTCTGGAAACCGTGGTGATCCCGACCAACCGTCCGATGATCCGCAAGGACATGAACGATCTGGTCTATCGCACGGCCAAGGAAAAGTACGAAGCGATCATCACCGACATCAAGGATTGCCACGAGCGCGGCCAGCCGGTGCTCGTTGGCACGACCTCGATCGAGAACTCGGAGCTGCTCTCGCACCTGCTCGATCAGCAGAAGCTGCCGCACCAGGTGCTTAACGCAAAGCAGCACGCGAAGGAAGCCGAGATCGTCGCGCAGGCCGGCCGCCCGGGCGTGATCACCATCGCCACCAACATGGCGGGTCGCGGTACCGACATCGTGCTCGGCGGCAACGTCGAGAAGCAGGTTGCCCTGCTCAAGGACGATGTGAATGTTGCCGAAGCGGACAAGGAAGCGCGCATCGCGACCTTGCACGCCGAATGGCAGCCGCTGCACAACAAGGTCATCGAAGCCGGCGGCCTGAAGATCATCGGCACCGAACGCCACGAGTCGCGCCGTATCGACAACCAGCTGCGTGGTCGCTCCGGCCGCCAGGGCGACCCGGGCGGCTCGCGCTTCTATCTGTCGCTCGATGATCCGCTGATGAAGATCTTCGCCGGCGAGCGGCTCAACGCGATCATGGTCCGCCTCAAGATGCCCGAGGGCGAGGCGATCGAACATGGCCTGGTGACACGTTCGCTGGAGTCGGCGCAGCGCAAGGTCGAGCAGCGCAATTTCGATATCCGCAAGCAGCTGCTGGAGTACGACGACGTCGCCAACGACCAGCGCAAGGTCATCTACGCCCAGCGCAACGAGATCCTCGAATCGAGCGAAATCTCCGAGACGATCACCGCGATGCGCCAGGGTGTTCTGCACGACCTGTTCCGCAGCCACGTGCCAGCCGACAGCGTCGAAGAGCAGTGGGACCTGCCCGGTTTCGAGCGGGCGCTGGAAGCCGAGCTGCAGCTGAAGGTACCGGTCGCGCAGTGGAGCCAGGAGAACCAGAACCTCTCCGATGAAGACCTGCTGCAGCGCGTGCTGGAGACGGCCGACAAGGCCTACGCCGATAAGATCGCCCAGGTGAACAAGGATGCCTGGCAGGCCTTCGAGCGCAACGTCATGCTCAACGGCCTGGATTCGCACTGGCGTGAGCATCTGGCGGCTCTGGATCACCTGCGTCAGGGCATCCACCTGCGCGGCTACGCGCAAAAGAACCCCAAGCAGGAATACAAGCGCGAGGCTTTCGAACTCTTCGAAACCCTGCTCAACGCGGTGCGTTCCGAGGTGGTGCGCATGCTCACCACGGTGCAGATCCGTTCCGAAGAGCAGCTTGAAGAGGCGGCGGAGCAGCATCAGGAGGCCGAGAACGTCCAGTATCACCACGCCGACTACGACGAGGCGCTGGCTACGGCCGATGCGAGCAACCCGCCCAAGGCCGTGCCAGTGCTCGGTGGCCCGAAGGTCGGGCGCAACGATCCGTGTCCCTGCGGCTCGGGCAAGAAGTTCAAGCATTGCCACGGCCAGCTCGCCTGA
- a CDS encoding Smr/MutS family protein: MSAQKPPRPAGLDALREVRAQVPKAAVTPRPGRRTLLVRTPESTEPDLDFGAAMRDVAPIATPNRAEIGRAKPAPVPRPKAAEPADEATSSHRKPRDQSDAGMLAAAMEDVVPMAPTGRVDPGLLNKPKTKTKIAASPLAGEDMTAWLDAAPLPDDPSALFQHAVGNAQALKDSGRVEIARAAPAPLPRQRDADDAQVLHESIEAPLSFEDRLDIGDEAAFLRVGIPRRVLTDLRRGRWVVQAELDLHGLTRDEARSELGQFLAQRLARGERCVRVIHGKGLGSPGRIGVLRQLSRNWLAQREEILAFCQAKPHDGGDGAVLVLLRAPRPA, encoded by the coding sequence ATGTCCGCGCAAAAGCCCCCTCGCCCTGCTGGCCTGGATGCCCTGCGCGAAGTCCGCGCACAGGTCCCGAAAGCCGCCGTCACGCCGCGCCCGGGCCGCAGGACCCTCCTCGTCCGCACACCCGAGAGCACGGAGCCAGACCTCGACTTCGGCGCGGCCATGCGCGACGTCGCACCGATCGCGACGCCCAATCGGGCCGAGATCGGCCGTGCGAAACCGGCGCCCGTTCCGCGCCCCAAGGCGGCCGAGCCCGCCGACGAAGCGACCTCCTCCCACCGCAAGCCGCGGGACCAAAGCGACGCCGGCATGCTGGCCGCCGCGATGGAGGACGTGGTGCCCATGGCGCCCACCGGGCGGGTCGATCCTGGCCTCCTGAACAAACCGAAAACGAAGACAAAGATCGCAGCCAGTCCGCTGGCGGGTGAGGACATGACCGCCTGGCTCGACGCCGCGCCGCTGCCCGATGATCCCTCGGCACTTTTCCAGCACGCCGTGGGTAATGCCCAGGCGCTCAAGGACAGCGGCCGCGTGGAGATCGCGCGCGCGGCCCCCGCACCGCTGCCCCGCCAACGCGATGCGGACGACGCTCAGGTCCTGCACGAGAGCATCGAGGCGCCCCTGAGTTTCGAAGATCGCCTGGACATCGGCGACGAAGCGGCCTTCCTGCGTGTGGGCATTCCGCGCCGGGTGCTGACCGACCTGCGAAGAGGCCGCTGGGTGGTGCAGGCGGAACTCGATCTCCACGGCCTCACGCGTGACGAGGCGCGCAGCGAACTGGGCCAGTTCCTCGCCCAGCGGCTTGCGCGTGGCGAACGCTGCGTGCGGGTGATCCACGGCAAAGGACTGGGCTCGCCCGGCCGCATCGGCGTGTTGCGCCAGCTCTCACGCAACTGGCTGGCCCAGCGCGAGGAGATCCTCGCCTTCTGCCAGGCCAAGCCGCACGACGGCGGCGACGGGGCCGTGCTCGTACTCCTGCGCGCGCCGCGTCCGGCTTGA
- a CDS encoding TonB-dependent receptor, which yields MRSKQHPFFALRGLCFGAAVLASDVGAAEPERTDERELPTVQVTGSSIPRIEAEGPVPVEVITETEIRRTGAATINELLRSLPVVDFNDAGELSPDSPSGSGTARIRMRGLTENDVLVLLNGRRLPRNALADASGAADAVDVNMIPLAAIERVEIFKGGASAIYGADALAGVVNFITRSDYQGVAARTGGGISAAGDGAEYQLGLTAGIGDLARDRYNLTVILDGYKRDPIYRRDRSSSASADFRARGGGDERSVFAPEGNLLDADFAFTGQTVRPCPAERTSDGLCRYDFNADILTAYNGARRGSLTLLGEARLAPQLQASGELVYSQTRNHFENHPTPDIFAAADGSVYAGRFMQGGPRITERESELVQLGGGLQGGWGDLAQALRWDVHYSYGRSTVSNRESNVFDSETFYPAVLDGSLDPTRADNDPALVDSLRISPERRARYSLNSIDAKLTGLLGEWGERRVDFAVGAQYLGERLSDQPDPLSQAGRVVGSVQQAAVDAGRDAFALFAELDAQLAPSLEAQLAARYDRYPDESRTSPKLALLYRPLDALALRGSYARSFRAPGLKQLYGGQEQGAITIEDPAWCAAQGVTACEVPAYQVVGANADLKAETGSTLSLGATWQVWRDLSIGLDWWQLRKKDAIGTKSLEQALADGDWQQDGGFYYVDQRNRNVAATRVEGIDLDLRFAWRLPGAWSLSLRDALTRYLQLEEQLTADSPWGDRLGTYATPRWRNVLGATLGREAWAITAALRTTGGFSDSDAYLPHLADTPQVGAFEELDLNLDYHPRDGFSFSAGVRNLLDRTPPFSNQNASGASYTQMGFAEIYSNRGRFFYLRAEYAFQ from the coding sequence ATGCGGTCGAAGCAACACCCGTTTTTCGCGTTGCGCGGTCTGTGCTTTGGCGCAGCGGTTCTCGCGAGCGATGTCGGCGCGGCGGAACCGGAGCGGACCGACGAGCGCGAGTTGCCGACAGTGCAGGTGACCGGTTCATCGATTCCGCGTATCGAGGCGGAAGGTCCGGTGCCAGTGGAGGTGATCACCGAGACAGAGATCCGTCGCACCGGTGCGGCGACGATCAACGAGTTGCTGCGCAGCCTGCCCGTGGTCGACTTCAACGACGCCGGAGAGCTTTCGCCGGACTCGCCCTCCGGATCCGGCACCGCTCGGATCCGCATGCGTGGCCTCACCGAGAACGATGTGCTGGTCCTGCTCAACGGTCGTCGCCTGCCGCGCAACGCGCTGGCCGATGCGTCCGGGGCGGCGGACGCAGTCGATGTGAACATGATCCCGCTCGCGGCGATCGAGCGCGTGGAGATCTTCAAAGGCGGCGCCTCCGCCATCTACGGTGCCGATGCGCTTGCCGGCGTGGTGAACTTCATCACCCGTTCCGACTACCAGGGCGTGGCCGCGCGCACCGGCGGCGGGATCAGCGCGGCCGGCGATGGCGCGGAATACCAGCTCGGCCTCACGGCCGGCATCGGCGATCTGGCGCGCGACCGCTACAACCTCACCGTGATCCTGGACGGCTACAAGCGTGATCCGATCTACCGCAGGGATCGCAGTTCCTCGGCCAGCGCGGATTTCCGCGCGCGCGGTGGTGGCGACGAGCGCAGCGTCTTCGCGCCGGAGGGCAACCTGCTCGATGCCGACTTCGCCTTTACCGGGCAGACCGTCCGCCCTTGTCCGGCAGAGCGGACCTCGGACGGCCTGTGCCGCTATGACTTCAACGCCGACATCCTCACCGCCTACAACGGTGCCAGGCGCGGCAGCCTCACGTTGCTGGGCGAGGCGCGGCTGGCACCGCAGTTACAGGCTTCCGGCGAGCTGGTCTATTCGCAGACCCGCAATCACTTCGAGAACCATCCGACGCCCGACATCTTTGCTGCGGCCGACGGCAGTGTCTACGCCGGGCGCTTCATGCAGGGCGGACCGCGGATCACCGAGCGCGAATCCGAGCTCGTGCAGCTGGGGGGCGGCCTGCAAGGCGGCTGGGGCGATCTGGCGCAGGCGCTCCGCTGGGATGTGCATTACAGCTATGGGCGCAGCACCGTCAGCAATCGCGAAAGCAATGTCTTTGACAGCGAGACCTTCTATCCCGCTGTGCTCGACGGGAGTCTGGATCCCACGCGCGCCGACAACGACCCGGCCCTGGTCGACAGCCTGCGCATCAGCCCGGAGCGGCGCGCCCGCTACAGCCTCAACAGCATCGATGCCAAGCTCACCGGACTATTGGGGGAGTGGGGCGAACGCCGCGTGGACTTTGCGGTCGGGGCGCAATATCTCGGCGAGCGACTGTCCGACCAACCCGATCCCCTGAGTCAGGCGGGACGCGTTGTCGGTAGCGTGCAGCAGGCCGCGGTGGACGCCGGGCGGGACGCCTTCGCGCTCTTCGCGGAGCTCGATGCGCAGCTCGCGCCCAGCCTGGAGGCCCAACTGGCGGCCCGTTATGACCGCTATCCCGACGAAAGCCGCACCAGTCCCAAGCTCGCTCTGCTCTACCGGCCGCTTGACGCGCTCGCGTTGCGCGGCTCCTACGCCCGCAGCTTCCGTGCCCCGGGGCTCAAGCAGCTGTACGGCGGGCAGGAGCAGGGCGCGATCACGATCGAAGATCCGGCCTGGTGCGCCGCGCAGGGCGTCACGGCCTGCGAGGTGCCGGCGTATCAGGTCGTAGGCGCTAACGCGGACCTCAAGGCCGAGACCGGCAGTACCTTGAGCCTGGGCGCAACCTGGCAGGTCTGGCGCGATCTGAGTATCGGGCTGGATTGGTGGCAGCTGCGCAAGAAGGACGCGATCGGCACCAAGTCGCTGGAGCAGGCGCTCGCCGATGGTGACTGGCAGCAGGACGGCGGTTTCTACTATGTCGACCAGCGCAATCGCAATGTCGCGGCGACCCGTGTGGAAGGCATCGATCTCGATCTCCGGTTTGCGTGGCGCCTGCCGGGCGCCTGGAGTCTCAGTCTGCGCGATGCGCTCACGCGCTACTTGCAGCTCGAAGAGCAACTGACGGCGGACAGTCCCTGGGGTGACCGGCTCGGCACCTACGCGACGCCGCGCTGGCGCAATGTGCTCGGCGCGACGCTCGGGCGTGAGGCCTGGGCGATCACGGCCGCGCTACGCACCACCGGCGGCTTTTCCGATTCCGACGCGTACCTGCCACATCTGGCGGATACCCCGCAGGTCGGCGCCTTTGAAGAGCTGGATCTGAACCTGGACTACCACCCGCGCGACGGGTTCTCCTTCTCTGCAGGCGTCCGCAATCTGCTCGACCGCACGCCGCCCTTCAGCAACCAGAACGCCAGCGGCGCGTCCTACACGCAGATGGGTTTCGCAGAGATCTATTCGAATCGTGGCCGCTTCTTCTACCTGCGCGCCGAATACGCCTTCCAGTGA
- a CDS encoding NAD+ synthase — MSSSSLNIAVAQINCVVGDLSGNAQRILAAAATAHEAGADLLVTPELSLSGYPAEDLLLRPDYYAAADRELRALARALPAIAVVVGHPLAVADTRYNAASVLMGGEVRHTYRKMRLPNYEVFDEERYFDAGEDACVFVLNDVRVGLNICADVWESGAAEAARAAGAEILVAINASPYHMSKLQRRHEVLRERVADTRIPVVYCNLVGGQDELVFDGGSFALSAGGALRFQAPSFEERIDVVEMRDGDILPAVIASPTSLEQDVWSALVMGVRDYLGKNGFPGALIGLSGGIDSALTLCVAVEALGPERVRAVMMPSPYTAQMSLDDSRLLVQRLGVRYDEIPIQPAMQAFETLLAPHFQGLPADATEENLQARIRGMLLMALSNKTGAIVLTTGNKSEMAVGYATLYGDMAGGFAVIKDLFKTLVYRLSRWCNRNGELIPDNIITRPPSAELKPDQTDQDTLPPYEVLDAIIEAYMERDESPREIIEQGYAEADVRRVVGMLKRNEYKRRQAPIGVRVTRRGFGKDWRYPITARYQDEY, encoded by the coding sequence ATGTCTTCCTCTTCCCTGAACATCGCGGTTGCGCAGATCAACTGTGTCGTCGGAGACCTCTCCGGCAACGCGCAGCGCATCCTCGCGGCGGCGGCGACCGCCCACGAAGCTGGCGCGGACCTGCTGGTCACGCCCGAGCTGAGCTTGTCCGGCTATCCCGCCGAAGACCTGTTGCTGCGGCCGGATTACTACGCCGCCGCTGATCGTGAGTTGCGTGCCCTCGCGCGTGCGCTGCCGGCGATCGCGGTGGTGGTTGGCCATCCGCTCGCCGTAGCCGACACGCGCTACAACGCCGCCTCGGTCCTGATGGGCGGCGAGGTGCGTCACACCTATCGCAAGATGCGCCTGCCCAACTACGAGGTCTTCGACGAGGAGCGCTACTTTGACGCGGGCGAGGATGCCTGCGTCTTCGTGCTCAACGACGTGCGGGTCGGGCTCAACATCTGCGCGGACGTGTGGGAGTCCGGCGCGGCCGAGGCCGCACGTGCGGCGGGCGCCGAGATCCTCGTCGCGATCAACGCCTCGCCCTACCACATGAGCAAGCTGCAGCGCCGCCACGAGGTCCTGCGCGAACGCGTGGCGGATACGCGGATTCCGGTCGTGTATTGCAACCTCGTGGGTGGCCAGGATGAACTGGTCTTCGACGGCGGCTCGTTTGCCCTGTCGGCCGGCGGTGCCCTGCGTTTCCAGGCGCCATCCTTCGAGGAGCGCATCGACGTGGTGGAGATGCGCGACGGCGACATCCTCCCGGCCGTCATCGCCTCGCCCACCTCGCTCGAGCAGGACGTCTGGTCCGCGCTGGTGATGGGGGTGCGCGACTATCTGGGCAAGAACGGGTTTCCCGGTGCGCTCATCGGCCTCTCCGGCGGCATCGATTCGGCGCTCACGCTCTGCGTGGCAGTGGAAGCACTTGGACCCGAGCGCGTGCGCGCGGTGATGATGCCCTCGCCCTACACGGCGCAGATGAGCCTGGATGACTCCCGCCTGCTGGTTCAGCGATTGGGCGTGCGCTACGACGAGATTCCCATCCAGCCTGCCATGCAGGCTTTCGAGACCCTGCTTGCGCCGCACTTCCAGGGGCTGCCGGCAGATGCGACCGAAGAGAACTTGCAGGCGCGTATCCGCGGCATGCTGCTGATGGCGCTCTCGAACAAGACGGGCGCCATCGTGCTCACCACCGGCAACAAGTCCGAGATGGCAGTGGGTTACGCCACGCTCTACGGCGACATGGCGGGCGGCTTCGCGGTCATCAAGGATCTGTTCAAGACCCTTGTCTACCGGCTCTCGCGCTGGTGCAATCGCAATGGCGAGCTGATCCCGGATAACATCATTACTCGTCCGCCCTCGGCTGAGCTCAAGCCGGACCAGACGGACCAGGACACCCTGCCGCCCTACGAGGTGCTCGATGCGATCATCGAGGCCTACATGGAACGCGACGAGAGCCCGCGCGAAATCATCGAGCAGGGCTACGCAGAAGCCGACGTGCGGCGGGTGGTGGGCATGCTCAAGCGCAACGAATACAAGCGGCGCCAGGCGCCGATCGGTGTGCGGGTGACGCGACGCGGCTTCGGCAAGGACTGGCGTTACCCGATCACCGCGCGCTACCAGGACGAATACTGA
- a CDS encoding DciA family protein, which translates to MRGSRPLHDFVGGDSPLARLQEHAQRLMRLQRLVQLLLPDYMQPSVLVANYQSGSLTLHTEGAAVAAKLKLIVPRLKENLWAQGVQVEDIKVKVRPVRQEPGRRVTERRAVDPEALDSLAALRASLPENSPLLESLDRFLTGVAPRKR; encoded by the coding sequence ATGAGAGGCTCGCGCCCGCTGCACGATTTCGTAGGCGGCGATTCGCCCCTGGCCCGGCTGCAGGAGCACGCCCAGCGACTGATGCGCCTGCAGCGTCTGGTGCAGCTCTTGCTGCCCGACTACATGCAGCCCAGCGTGCTCGTGGCCAACTACCAGTCCGGCTCGCTGACCCTGCACACCGAGGGCGCGGCCGTCGCTGCCAAGCTCAAGCTGATCGTCCCGCGGCTCAAGGAGAACCTCTGGGCTCAGGGCGTTCAGGTCGAAGACATCAAGGTGAAGGTGCGCCCGGTGCGCCAGGAACCAGGCCGGCGCGTCACCGAGCGTCGCGCGGTCGACCCGGAGGCACTCGACAGTCTGGCTGCCCTGCGGGCGAGCCTGCCGGAGAACTCGCCCTTGCTGGAATCGCTGGACCGCTTCCTCACCGGCGTCGCGCCGCGCAAGCGATAA
- the lpxC gene encoding UDP-3-O-acyl-N-acetylglucosamine deacetylase, giving the protein MIRQRTLKSVVTATGVGLHSGVKVTLSLRPAPVDTGIVFRRVDLDPIVALTTDPYCVMDTRLCSGLQKGPAKIGTVEHVMSALAGLGVDNAYVDVDAEEIPILDGSAAPFVFLIQSAGVETQDAPKRFLRVKKTVEVREGDKWVKLEPHDGFRLEFSIHFNHPAIDRTGTRVVIDFAEQSYVREVSRARTFGFMHEVEFMRDNGLARGGSLDNAIVMDEYRVLNADGLRYGDEFVKHKVLDAIGDLYIAGHPLLASYTAYKSGHALNNQLLRALLEDKSAWEIVSFEHDEAVPEPLARSVQLQFAA; this is encoded by the coding sequence ATGATTCGCCAGCGCACACTCAAGTCCGTCGTGACCGCCACCGGTGTGGGATTGCATAGCGGTGTGAAAGTCACGCTGAGCTTGCGTCCCGCGCCGGTTGATACGGGGATCGTGTTCCGCCGGGTGGATCTCGATCCGATCGTGGCGCTGACAACGGATCCCTACTGTGTGATGGACACTCGCCTGTGCTCCGGCCTGCAGAAAGGTCCGGCCAAGATCGGCACCGTCGAGCATGTGATGTCGGCGCTGGCGGGCCTCGGCGTCGACAACGCGTATGTGGACGTCGACGCAGAAGAGATCCCGATCCTCGATGGCTCGGCCGCCCCCTTCGTGTTCCTGATCCAGTCCGCCGGCGTTGAAACGCAGGACGCGCCCAAACGCTTCCTGCGCGTGAAGAAGACCGTGGAGGTGCGGGAGGGCGACAAGTGGGTGAAGCTCGAGCCGCATGACGGTTTCCGGCTGGAGTTCTCCATCCATTTCAACCACCCGGCGATCGATCGCACCGGAACCCGGGTCGTGATCGACTTCGCCGAGCAGTCCTATGTGCGTGAGGTATCGCGGGCGCGCACCTTCGGCTTCATGCACGAGGTCGAGTTCATGCGTGACAACGGGCTCGCGCGCGGCGGCAGCCTCGACAATGCCATCGTCATGGACGAATACCGCGTCCTCAACGCCGACGGCCTGCGCTATGGCGACGAGTTCGTGAAGCACAAGGTCCTGGACGCGATCGGGGACCTCTATATTGCCGGTCACCCCCTCCTCGCCAGCTACACGGCCTACAAGTCCGGCCATGCGCTCAACAACCAGTTGCTGCGCGCGCTGCTGGAAGACAAGTCGGCCTGGGAAATCGTCAGCTTCGAGCACGACGAGGCGGTGCCCGAGCCGCTCGCCCGCAGCGTCCAGCTCCAGTTCGCCGCCTGA
- the ftsZ gene encoding cell division protein FtsZ — protein sequence MFEIREKEPTGTVIKVVGVGGAGGNAIDHMIRAGVKGVDFISANTDAQALRRSSAPIKIQLGDSGLGAGAKPEAGRTSALDARDRIAEALEGAHMVFITAGMGGGTGTGAAPVVAEVAREMGILTVAVVTRPFDFENRHRVADSGIEELAKQVDSLIVVLNEKLMEVYGDDASVEDCFTSADNVLRNAVGGIAEIINIPGLVNVDFQDVRTVMAEMGRAMMGSAEASGMDRSRIAAEQAACCPLLEGVELSGARGVLINITASRSLKMSEVREAVNTVRAFAHQDAFIIYGTVFDETMEDRIRVTVVATGLGVVKAVAQKPPMQVIRTGTDNVGIEVNYADLDQPAVIRRQHRRSTVEAMSANGFGTLDIPAFLRKQAD from the coding sequence ATGTTCGAGATCAGGGAAAAGGAACCGACCGGCACCGTCATCAAGGTGGTGGGCGTCGGCGGTGCAGGTGGCAACGCAATCGATCACATGATCCGCGCCGGCGTGAAAGGCGTGGATTTCATCTCCGCCAATACCGACGCCCAGGCTCTGCGCCGCAGCAGCGCCCCGATCAAGATCCAGCTCGGTGACTCCGGCCTCGGCGCGGGCGCCAAGCCTGAAGCGGGTCGCACGTCAGCACTCGATGCGCGCGACCGCATCGCCGAAGCCCTCGAAGGCGCCCACATGGTGTTCATCACCGCGGGCATGGGTGGGGGCACTGGCACCGGCGCGGCACCGGTCGTGGCCGAAGTGGCCCGCGAGATGGGCATCCTGACGGTCGCTGTGGTGACCCGTCCCTTCGACTTCGAAAACCGCCACCGCGTCGCGGACAGCGGCATCGAGGAACTCGCCAAGCAGGTCGACTCCCTGATCGTCGTCCTCAACGAGAAACTGATGGAAGTCTACGGCGACGACGCCTCCGTCGAAGACTGCTTCACCTCGGCCGACAACGTCCTGCGCAACGCCGTTGGCGGTATCGCCGAGATCATCAACATCCCCGGCCTGGTGAACGTCGACTTCCAGGACGTGCGTACCGTGATGGCCGAAATGGGTCGCGCGATGATGGGTTCGGCCGAAGCCTCCGGCATGGATCGTTCGCGCATCGCCGCCGAACAGGCGGCCTGCTGTCCCTTGCTCGAAGGCGTTGAACTCTCGGGCGCCCGCGGCGTGCTGATCAACATCACCGCGAGCCGCTCGCTCAAGATGAGCGAAGTGCGCGAGGCGGTGAACACCGTGCGTGCTTTCGCCCACCAGGATGCCTTCATCATCTACGGCACTGTGTTCGACGAGACCATGGAAGATCGCATCCGTGTGACCGTGGTTGCGACCGGCCTGGGCGTGGTCAAAGCCGTCGCGCAGAAGCCGCCGATGCAGGTGATCCGCACCGGTACCGACAATGTCGGTATCGAAGTGAACTACGCCGACCTCGACCAGCCGGCCGTGATTCGTCGCCAGCACCGACGCAGCACGGTGGAGGCGATGAGCGCCAACGGCTTTGGCACGCTGGACATCCCGGCCTTCCTGCGCAAGCAGGCGGACTGA
- a CDS encoding P-II family nitrogen regulator, translating to MKKIEAIIKPFKLDEVREALSEVGITGLTVTEVKGFGRQKGHTELYRGAEYVVDFLPKIKIEVVLSDGVVDQAIEAIIKSARTGKIGDGKIFVSSVEQVVRIRTGETDEAAV from the coding sequence ATGAAGAAGATCGAAGCCATCATCAAGCCGTTCAAGCTGGACGAAGTACGCGAGGCGCTCTCGGAAGTGGGCATCACCGGCCTGACCGTTACCGAGGTCAAGGGCTTCGGCCGCCAGAAAGGCCACACCGAGCTGTATCGCGGTGCCGAGTACGTGGTCGACTTCCTGCCCAAGATCAAGATCGAAGTCGTGCTGAGCGACGGTGTCGTCGACCAGGCCATCGAGGCCATCATCAAGTCGGCCCGCACCGGCAAGATCGGTGACGGCAAGATCTTCGTCAGCTCGGTCGAGCAGGTCGTGCGCATCCGTACCGGCGAGACCGACGAAGCCGCGGTCTGA